The DNA window ATATTATAATTATCAAAAGAGTTTACATGAAAGTGGTGAGAAAAGTGGAGTTGGATATAAAAAACTCTTTCATATCAATAGTTGGAGAAGAAAATGTAAAACATTCGCAAGCTCACTTGCTTGCTTACTCCTATGATGCAACAGCAAATTTTCAAGCGATGCCTGATTTAGTGCTATCGCCTAGAAATACAGAGGAAGTTGCAGAAATTGTCAAATTCTGTGCAAAAGAACAAATCCCCATTGTTCCGAGAGGATCAGGAACCAATTTGGCGGCAGGTACTGTTCCGTCTCGAGGTGGAGTAGTTCTATTATTTAACAACATGAGCGAAATTTTAGAGTTAGATCAGGAAAACTTAACGATAACCACTCAGCCTGGAGCTATTACACAAGATGTAAGTATATATGTAGAAAAAAATGGCTTATTTTACCCTCCAGATCCAAGCTCAATGAAAATCTCAACGATAGGCGGTAATGTCAGTGAGAATTCGGGGGGATTACGAGGACTTAAATATGGTGTTACTAAAGATTATGTGAAAGCGCTTACTGTTGTTACGCCTAATGGAGATGTGATGAAAATTGGCGGGAAGTTGGCGAAAGACGTTGCGGGATATGATCTATTATCGCTTTTAGTTGGCTCTGAAGGAACGCTTGGAGTTATTACGGAAATCACGTTGAAGTTGATCCCGCTACCTGTTGCTAAGAAAACCGGAATTGCTTATTTCAATTCGTTAGAAGAGGCCGCAAAAACGGTCTCATCAATTATTTCAAATCGAATTATTCCAGTAACACTTGAGTTTATGGACAAGGGAACTATCGGTGCAGTAGAAGACTTTATGAAAATTGGGCTGCCTCGCGAAGCAGAAGCTATGTTGCTGATGGAGCAAGATGGCAGCGAACAGCAAGTTGAGGAAGATATGAAAAAAATGATTGCTATAGCAAAAGAAAATGGAGCAACGTCAGCTATTCTAGCTGCCTCAGAAGAAGAGTCAGAGGTCTTAAAAACAGGAAGAAGAGCTGCATTATCTGCTTTATCTAGAAAACGTCCAACGACTATTTTGGAGGATGCAACGGTTCCACGTTCTGAAATTGCAAAAATGGTCAAAGCGATACAAGAAATTGCGCTGAAATACGATGTTCAAATCAGTACATTCGGTCATGCAGGGGATGGTAATTTACATCCTACTTGTTTGACGGATGTACGAGACAAAGAAGAAATGGAACGAGTTGAAAAAGCTTTAGATGAAATATTTCAAGTAGCTATCGATTTGGGTGGAACCATAACAGGTGAACATGGTGTAGGAGAAATGAAATCACCTTATCTGGAATGGAAACTTGGCGCATCAGGTATGGCTTTGATGCGTAACATCAAGCAATCGATTGATCCTAAAAACATTATGAACCCCGGCAAAATTTTTGCGAAAGAAACAAAGAAGAGGCTGGTGATTCATGGTGGTAACTGAATTGCAGCAACGGATGCAACAATCGTTTAAAGAAAATGTGGATGAAGAGTATTTGATGGATTGTATGCGTTGTGGTTTTTGTTTACCAGCTTGTCCGACATATTTAGTGACGAACAAAGATGAAATCCATTCTCCACGTGGTCGCATTGCATTAATGAAGGGGATGCGTGATGGGGATGTGGTTTGGGACAGTTCAGTTAAAGAGTCATTTGATATGTGTCTTGGCTGTCGAGCCTGTGAGCCAGCCTGTCCTGCAGGAGTACAGTACGGTGTGTTGATTGAAGAAACGCGTGTTGCGATAGAACAAGTAAAACCTCAAACAATAGCAGAAAAAGCAGTTCGAAAATCTACTTTTGATGGTGTGTTTGCAGACCAAAAGAAAATGGCCGGAGCAGTAAAACTTGTTCAGTTTTATCAAAAAAGCGGATTGCAAAAAGCGACAAGAAAAATTGGGTTTTTAAATCTTTTCCCACCTTTTATGAAAGAAATGGAAGGCGTATTGCCAACTATTGAAACGAAGAAAAAAAGAACAGCTGCTTTAAAACCGAAAACGACCACCGTTGCATTCTTTGCTGGATGTTTAATGGATACACTTTTTCAAGAAACTAACCGAAAGACCGTCGAGTTATTAGAATCACTTGGAGCTAATGTCGTAATTCCAAAAGAACAGCAATGTTGTGGTGCTTTGCATGGCCATAGCGGAGAACTAGAAAAAGGATTGCGTAACGCGAGAACGAATATCGATGCATTTGATTCAGACAGCTATGATTTTATCGTCAATAATGCAGGTGGTTGTGGTGCTTTCTTGAGTGAATATGAGAAACACTTACAAGTGGATTCGGCATACGCTGAAAAATCAAAGCGTTTTTCGGAGAAAATGATCGATATTTCTTCACTGTTAGTAAAACTGGGCTTAAACAATCGATTAAAAGAAATTCAAGTTGAGAGCCAAGCGATTGTTACTTATCAGGACTCTTGCCATTTACGTAACGTCAACAAAGTGTTTTTAGAACCTAGGTCTCTATTACAAGATGCGCCAGGTTTTGAATATAAAGAATTGATTGATGCAGAAAGCTGTTGTGGCTCTGCAGGTATTTACAATATACTGCAGCCTGAAATGGCGAAAAAAATACTCGACTTAAAAATGAAAGGAGTGAAAGAGCTGCAACCCGCGAAGGTTGTAACGTCTAATCCGGGCTGCTTGATGCAAATGCAAGTAGGTATTCAGCGCGAAGGGTTAGAAAAAGAGATGCAAGCAGTACACATTGTTGATTTTTTATATGATGCAATTCACAAAAACCAAAACTAGGGGTGAAGAGAATGTTGAAGAAAAAAATGAGCATGGCAGTTATTGGTTTATCAACGGCATTAGTATTAGGGGCGTGTGGTTCAAACGAAGCAGAAAGCGGTGGAGAATCTGACAAGGAAGAATATGATCTGAAAATGTCAGTAACAGTTTCGGAGTCTTCAACTTGGTACGAGGCTGCCGAAAAGCTTAAAGAAGATCTTGCTGAAGAATCAGATGGACGCATTAATCTTGAGCTGTTTGGGAATGAGCAGTTATCAGGTGGTGATTCTGGTAAAGCAGTAGAAAGTTTGGCAAAAGGCTCGATTGATTTAACATTTAACTCGACGATTATTTACTCAATCTTAGATGAACGTTTCGGTGTAGCGAGTGCGCCATTCTTATTTACAGGAGTAGATGAAGTAGATCCTGTATTTGCTGGAGAAGGCGGAGAGATGTTTAAAGAAATTCTTGCAGAAAAAGGTGTTCAAGCACTTGGCTACGGTCAAAATGGTTTCCGCCAACTAACAAACAGTAAAAAGGAAATCAAAAACCCAGAAGATTTAAAAGGGTTAAAAATTCGTATTCCTGGTATCACAATGTATACAGATCTATACCGAGAATTGGGAACAGATCCACAAACGATGACTTTCTCTGAAGTATTTACAGCGCTTCAACAAGGAACAATCGATGGACAAGAAAATCCGATCGATGTTATCTCGTCTTCTAAATTACAAGAAGTTCAGGACTACATGACGCTTTGGAACTATTCATATGACCCACTGGTACTTGGGATGAATAAAAAACTCTACGATTCAATGAGTGAAGAAGACCAAGAATTGTTTGATCGTTTAGGTAAAGAAGCTGCTGAATATCAAGTTAAGATTGCTCGTGAAAAAGAAGAAACGCAAATTGCAGAACTTGAAGCTGCTGGCATGCAAATTTACACACCAACAGAAGATGAAATTGCTCAATTTAAAGAAGCAGCAAGTCCAATCTATGATAAATACACAGATATCTGGGGTGCAGATTTACTAAAAGCATTCCAAGGTGAGTAAGACAGGGATTCTATGAATTTATGACAGTGCAGGGCTTCTTTTACTTCAAATAAAGAGGCCCTGCTACTCGTTATAAAGCTAAGGTACGGGGAGGCTACTCTATTGAAAATCTTAAATTATGTTGAAGAAGGCATTTTATTCCTCACCTTTTTAACCATGACCATAATTGCATTCTCAAATATTGTTTCACGAAACATAGCAAGTATATCTCTTTCGTTTACGGAAGAAATTACGATTAACTTGTTTGTCTTACTCACTTTTGTTGGAACTGCTGTAGGTGTTCGTCGTTTTGGACATCTTGGATTTACGCTGATTTTTGATCATATGAACCCATTGTTTAGAAAAGTTTTTATTGTCTTTTCTTCATCAATGAGTTTGATCTTATTTGGTGTCTTGCTTTGGTATGGCCTTCAAATGGTATCGTTCCAAATGGATATAGGTCAAAAAACTCCTTCTTTAGGTTGGCCTCAATGGATTCTATCTTCTGCACTCCCAATTGGTGCTTTCCTTTGTGTGGTAAGGACGATTCAAGTATTTATAGAAGAGATGAAATTAGAGATGCATTCGCACAGTAAAGGAGATGAGACATTGTGATTGCTTTAGTATTATTTGGGCTATTCTTCTTACTTGTATTTTTGCGAGTGCCAATTGCAATATCTCTGGGTGTTTCTTCGATTATTGTGCTCGTCTCCTCAAGCGGTATTTTCGGCTTAGAGATGGTCACAGACATTATGTATACAAGCGTCGCCAAATTTACATTGCTTGCGATTCCGTTTTTTATTTTAGCGGGCGTCATTATGGAACACGTCGGAATTTCTAAGCGACTTATTGATTTTGCCCAAACTTTAGTAGGGCACCGAAAAAGCGGTATTGTTCTAGTCACGGTTATTGTCGCTGTCTTTTTTGCAGCAATTTCAGGGTCTGGTCCAGCAACGGTAGCAGCAATCGGAGGAATCTTGATTCCCTCGATGATCAAAAATGGTTATAAAAAGGAAACTGCTGGAGCACTAGTTGCAAGTTCTGGTGCGATAGGAATCGTTATTCCACCGAGTATTGCATTTATTGTCTTTGCAGTTGTAGCTGGAGATCAAATCCCTGTAACAATTAATCGGTTATTTATGGCAGGTGTTGTTCCAGGCATTTTAATGGGAGCTGCCTTCGTCGTCGCAGCATTGATCGTACGGTCCCGGCAAGAAAAACGTGGAGAGTTTATTTTGCCAGAAGGCGTAGAAATTCGAAAAGCAACAGGGAAAGAGCGCTGGGATGCTTTTATTGGTGCACTACCTGGACTGATGATTCCGGTTATTATTTTAGGTGGTATTTATGGAGGCTTCTTCACACCGACAGAAGCAGCGGTAGTTGCAGTTGTTTACGGCTTGCTCGTTGGTATGTTTATTAATCGACAAGATACATTTAAAAAGATGTATCGAATCTTTATTGAAGCAGCTGTACAGACAGCGGTCGTCATGATTATTGTAAGTGCAGCATCTGTCTTTGCTTACATCATTACGACTGAGCAAATTGCCCGAGATATATCAGAAGGTATTTTAGGTTTAACTAGCAATCCGATACTTATCTTATTGCTAATCAACGTAGTTTTGTTAATAGCAGGTGCTTTTATCGATGCCATTTCTGCTTATTATATTTTTGTTCCGATTTTATTGCCAATTATTATCTTTTTAGAAGTTGATCCGACCGTTTTTGGTGTCATTATGACAGTTAACTTAGCAATTGGTTTATTTACACCTCCTGTAGGGTTGAATCTTTATGTTGCTGCTGGAATTTCGCAGACGAGCATTGTCGAGATATCGCGAGGAGTTTTACCATTCATCATTGCTGCGGTTATTGTATTGATGCTCGTTACATATATACCGCAAATTTCAACATTCTTACCAGACTTACTAAATGTAAAATAGGGGGATAACGATAAATGAAAATGCAAAATGAGGTAGCTATTATAACAGGTGCAGCAAGTGGGATTGGACAAGCAGTAGCGATCGAAATGGCAAAAGAAGGGGCTCGTGTTGTTTTAGTAGATTTAAATTCCTGCGAGAAAACAATTGCCTTACTAGATGGAGCGGAGTATTTGGAATGTCTAGGAGATATTAGAGATGCTGATTTTGTTAAAGCAGTGATCAATCGAACTATCGAGAAATACCATGAAATTCACGTGTTAGTTAATAATGCAGGTACCTGTAGTCGTTTAGATTTAGAAGATATGACGATTGAAATGTGGAATCGGGATATGGATACAAATTTAAAAGCGACATTCCTGTTTACACAAGCAGTTGTTTATCCTCATATGAAAGAAGGAGGATATGGACGCATAATCAACATTAGTTCAGTATCAGGGCTTAACGGTGGCGTTGTTTCAGGCGGTGAGAAAAATGGCCGTTCAGGTCCAGCCTATTCAGCATCCAAAGGCGGAGTGATCGCTTTAACAAAATGGGTAGCAAAAGAAGTTGGCAAATACGGAATTACGTGTAATTCTGTAGCGCCAGGAGCAACGTTAACGGGTATTACCGCAGGAGTGCCATATGATACGAGTCAACAAGTAATCGATCGCATGGGAGAGTCGCGTGATATTGCGAACGCAGTCATGTATTTTGCTACAAAAGAGGCGAGCTATACAACTTCACAAGTACTTAAAGTTGATGGAGGGATTAGCATTGGATAATCTTCGAATCCAAGCTGTCTTTGATGAGGCATCTCATCGAATTGCAGGTAGATTCATGAAAGATGTCGATTTGTTTGAAGGAATCAAAGAGGTCTGTCGGTATTACGATGTGGAATCTGCTCATTTTCAATGTTTTGGATCACTACAATATGCAACGTTTGTCCAAATGGAGCGTGGAGATGAAGAAGGTTCTGTTCGCTACTCTGAGAAAATTCAATCCACATCTCCAGTTGAACTATTATCTGGATCTGGATTTGTAGGCTATGGAGAAGATGGGGAACTTGATGTTCATTTTCATGGAATGATGATTGACTGCGATCGACAAATTAATGGCGGACATTTCTTGAATGGGGAAAATCCGGTAGCAGTTACGGTAGAGTATGTAATCTTTCCAATTAATGGAGTAGGTATGCAACGCGGAGTAGATCCTCACTGGGGCTTGCCTGTATTTCAATTTTCAAAAAGGAGTGTCTTATAAATGGAAACAATAGGCCAGTTAGCGGTAAAGTCGGCACATGCATACCCGGAAAAAATAGCAGTAAAAGATGATCATCGTTCATTAACGTATAAAGAGTTTTTAGCTCGTGCAAATGCATTGGCTGCATATTTTCATGCATCTGGATATAAAAAAGGAGACCGAATCGGTATTTTAATGTCTAATCGCATCGAACATATCGAATTAGACATTGCTGTTTCACTGGCTGGACTTATTAAAGTCCCGTTAAATTACCGGTTGCATCCAAAAGAACTAAAGTACATGATTCATGATTCTGATCTTAGCTTGTTAATCGGTGAAAAAGAACTGTTGGATACAATCGAAACGAGCATTCCACTTTTATATATGGGTGTAGATTTTGAAGAAACCATTGCTCAGTATGAAGGTCAGTCGTTTACTGAACAAGTGGCAGAAGATGACTTGTTTGCGATTATGTATACATCAGGTACGACAGGTAATCCAAAAGGGGTGATGTTATCACATCGCAATATTATTGCAGGGGCATTATCGTTAGCTCAAGTTTGCGAAGTCGATTATAAAGACGTAATAGGCCATGTTGCACCGCTAACTCACGGCGCAAACTTTTTAAGTCATGTAGCTTGGCTCTACGGTTTGACTCAAGTGGTTTATAACAAATTTGAGCCAGAAGAATTTTTAGATGGACTTGTCGAGGACAAAATCTCAGTCTTGTTTTTAGTACCTACCATGGTCAATTTAATGATCCAACATCCTAATTTTGATGCTTCAAAATTAGCTACAGTAAAATCGATTAATATGGCAGGATCGCC is part of the Planococcus sp. PAMC 21323 genome and encodes:
- a CDS encoding FAD-binding oxidoreductase → MKVVRKVELDIKNSFISIVGEENVKHSQAHLLAYSYDATANFQAMPDLVLSPRNTEEVAEIVKFCAKEQIPIVPRGSGTNLAAGTVPSRGGVVLLFNNMSEILELDQENLTITTQPGAITQDVSIYVEKNGLFYPPDPSSMKISTIGGNVSENSGGLRGLKYGVTKDYVKALTVVTPNGDVMKIGGKLAKDVAGYDLLSLLVGSEGTLGVITEITLKLIPLPVAKKTGIAYFNSLEEAAKTVSSIISNRIIPVTLEFMDKGTIGAVEDFMKIGLPREAEAMLLMEQDGSEQQVEEDMKKMIAIAKENGATSAILAASEEESEVLKTGRRAALSALSRKRPTTILEDATVPRSEIAKMVKAIQEIALKYDVQISTFGHAGDGNLHPTCLTDVRDKEEMERVEKALDEIFQVAIDLGGTITGEHGVGEMKSPYLEWKLGASGMALMRNIKQSIDPKNIMNPGKIFAKETKKRLVIHGGN
- a CDS encoding TRAP transporter small permease, encoding MKILNYVEEGILFLTFLTMTIIAFSNIVSRNIASISLSFTEEITINLFVLLTFVGTAVGVRRFGHLGFTLIFDHMNPLFRKVFIVFSSSMSLILFGVLLWYGLQMVSFQMDIGQKTPSLGWPQWILSSALPIGAFLCVVRTIQVFIEEMKLEMHSHSKGDETL
- a CDS encoding (Fe-S)-binding protein, with product MVVTELQQRMQQSFKENVDEEYLMDCMRCGFCLPACPTYLVTNKDEIHSPRGRIALMKGMRDGDVVWDSSVKESFDMCLGCRACEPACPAGVQYGVLIEETRVAIEQVKPQTIAEKAVRKSTFDGVFADQKKMAGAVKLVQFYQKSGLQKATRKIGFLNLFPPFMKEMEGVLPTIETKKKRTAALKPKTTTVAFFAGCLMDTLFQETNRKTVELLESLGANVVIPKEQQCCGALHGHSGELEKGLRNARTNIDAFDSDSYDFIVNNAGGCGAFLSEYEKHLQVDSAYAEKSKRFSEKMIDISSLLVKLGLNNRLKEIQVESQAIVTYQDSCHLRNVNKVFLEPRSLLQDAPGFEYKELIDAESCCGSAGIYNILQPEMAKKILDLKMKGVKELQPAKVVTSNPGCLMQMQVGIQREGLEKEMQAVHIVDFLYDAIHKNQN
- a CDS encoding PPC domain-containing DNA-binding protein gives rise to the protein MDNLRIQAVFDEASHRIAGRFMKDVDLFEGIKEVCRYYDVESAHFQCFGSLQYATFVQMERGDEEGSVRYSEKIQSTSPVELLSGSGFVGYGEDGELDVHFHGMMIDCDRQINGGHFLNGENPVAVTVEYVIFPINGVGMQRGVDPHWGLPVFQFSKRSVL
- a CDS encoding SDR family NAD(P)-dependent oxidoreductase, whose product is MKMQNEVAIITGAASGIGQAVAIEMAKEGARVVLVDLNSCEKTIALLDGAEYLECLGDIRDADFVKAVINRTIEKYHEIHVLVNNAGTCSRLDLEDMTIEMWNRDMDTNLKATFLFTQAVVYPHMKEGGYGRIINISSVSGLNGGVVSGGEKNGRSGPAYSASKGGVIALTKWVAKEVGKYGITCNSVAPGATLTGITAGVPYDTSQQVIDRMGESRDIANAVMYFATKEASYTTSQVLKVDGGISIG
- a CDS encoding TRAP transporter large permease gives rise to the protein MIALVLFGLFFLLVFLRVPIAISLGVSSIIVLVSSSGIFGLEMVTDIMYTSVAKFTLLAIPFFILAGVIMEHVGISKRLIDFAQTLVGHRKSGIVLVTVIVAVFFAAISGSGPATVAAIGGILIPSMIKNGYKKETAGALVASSGAIGIVIPPSIAFIVFAVVAGDQIPVTINRLFMAGVVPGILMGAAFVVAALIVRSRQEKRGEFILPEGVEIRKATGKERWDAFIGALPGLMIPVIILGGIYGGFFTPTEAAVVAVVYGLLVGMFINRQDTFKKMYRIFIEAAVQTAVVMIIVSAASVFAYIITTEQIARDISEGILGLTSNPILILLLINVVLLIAGAFIDAISAYYIFVPILLPIIIFLEVDPTVFGVIMTVNLAIGLFTPPVGLNLYVAAGISQTSIVEISRGVLPFIIAAVIVLMLVTYIPQISTFLPDLLNVK
- a CDS encoding class I adenylate-forming enzyme family protein; the protein is METIGQLAVKSAHAYPEKIAVKDDHRSLTYKEFLARANALAAYFHASGYKKGDRIGILMSNRIEHIELDIAVSLAGLIKVPLNYRLHPKELKYMIHDSDLSLLIGEKELLDTIETSIPLLYMGVDFEETIAQYEGQSFTEQVAEDDLFAIMYTSGTTGNPKGVMLSHRNIIAGALSLAQVCEVDYKDVIGHVAPLTHGANFLSHVAWLYGLTQVVYNKFEPEEFLDGLVEDKISVLFLVPTMVNLMIQHPNFDASKLATVKSINMAGSPIAASKLQEALDKAGNIFVETYGQVEAPMCITMMPRNEIHKRLDSCGRIGVFVDVKIVDDENNEVPHGEVGEIIAKGSLVMRGYWNNEKATSETLRDGWLHTGDLGRRDESGYVYIVDRKKDVIISGGVNIYPREVEEVLNLHTGVKETCVIGVPDDKWGENVVAFVVPNGREEVTVESLIDLCKENLASFKKPKELFIVEELPKSSYGKILKREMKTKHTEVIQ
- a CDS encoding DctP family TRAP transporter solute-binding subunit — protein: MLKKKMSMAVIGLSTALVLGACGSNEAESGGESDKEEYDLKMSVTVSESSTWYEAAEKLKEDLAEESDGRINLELFGNEQLSGGDSGKAVESLAKGSIDLTFNSTIIYSILDERFGVASAPFLFTGVDEVDPVFAGEGGEMFKEILAEKGVQALGYGQNGFRQLTNSKKEIKNPEDLKGLKIRIPGITMYTDLYRELGTDPQTMTFSEVFTALQQGTIDGQENPIDVISSSKLQEVQDYMTLWNYSYDPLVLGMNKKLYDSMSEEDQELFDRLGKEAAEYQVKIAREKEETQIAELEAAGMQIYTPTEDEIAQFKEAASPIYDKYTDIWGADLLKAFQGE